A part of Augochlora pura isolate Apur16 chromosome 1, APUR_v2.2.1, whole genome shotgun sequence genomic DNA contains:
- the LOC144468730 gene encoding putative methyltransferase-like protein 15 homolog — protein sequence MIPGSSYTMLQKVIHKSFVLSIVRYNIISRRHRTIHYLMQKQNCLKCVKDTKRYSELAHKNVDSASHRPVMVNEVLQYLEPSPKKIIVDMTFGAGGHSLNILETFPEVKIFALDRDPVAHEFAHKLSEKYPGQIIPLLGRFSELPHLLGQHKVNKNSIDGFLFDFGCSSMQFDVAQRGFSISKNGPLDMRMDGFRYPEEPTAADVLEKITEIDLVKILRAYGQERKAKKIARAIIEARYSFRSLKTTEELAKLIESVTNEKRLDQLGRSAHCATKTFQALRIFVNNELNEINYGIVLAATYLKTNGRLVAISFHSLEDTIVKRHISGNIINTVANKLPLKFADHTKCYDIDEFRNIINTPWKMLHRHVITPTPEEVERNPRSRSAKLRGVSKIS from the coding sequence ATGATTCCAGGATCAAGTTATACAATGCTACAAAAAGTAATACATAAAAGTTTTGTGCTCTCAATAGTAAGATATAACATCATTAGTCGTCGTCATAGaactattcattatttaatgcaAAAACAAAATTGCTTAAAATGTGTAAAAGATACAAAAAGATACAGCGAGTTAGcacataaaaatgttgacaGTGCATCGCATAGGCCAGTTATGGTTAATGAAGTATTACAATATCTGGAGCCTTCAccaaagaaaattatagtgGACATGACATTTGGTGCTGGAGGACATTCGCTAAACATTCTAGAAACTTTTCCTGAGGTGAAGATATTTGCTTTGGACAGAGATCCTGTTGCACATGAATTTGCACACAAATTGTCAGAAAAATATCCTGGTCAAATAATACCTTTATTAGGAAGATTTTCTGAATTACCACATTTACTTGGCCAGCATaaagtcaataaaaatagcatagATGggtttttatttgattttggTTGTTCATCAATGCAATTTGATGTTGCACAGAGAGGATTTTCTATATCTAAAAATGGACCTTTAGACATGAGGATGGATGGATTTAGATATCCTGAAGAACCTACAGCTGCTGATGTTCTAGAGAAAATAACTGAAATAGATTTAGTTAAAATCCTGAGAGCTTATGGTCAAGAAAGGAAGGCAAAAAAAATTGCACGTGCTATTATTGAAGCTCGATATAGTTTCAGAAGTTTAAAAACTACTGAAGAGTTAGCAAAACTAATTGAAAGTGttacaaatgaaaaaagaCTAGACCAACTTGGTAGATCTGCTCATTGTGCTACAAAAACATTTCAAGCATTGAGAATTTTTgtgaataatgaattaaatgaaattaattatggtATTGTCCTGGCTgcaacatatttaaaaacgaaTGGTCGCTTAGTCGCAATATCTTTCCATTCATTAGAAGACACAATAGTTAAAAGGCACATTTCTGGAAATATAATCAATACTGTTGCTAACAAATTACCATTAAAATTCGCAGACCATACCAAATGTTACGACATTGACGAATTCAGGAACATTATAAACACACCATGGAAAATGTTACATAGACATGTAATAACACCTACACCTGAAGAAGTTGAACGAAATCCGAGATCACGTTCTGCAAAGTTACGGGGTGTCAGTAAAATATCCTAA
- the LOC144468756 gene encoding ubiquinol-cytochrome c reductase complex assembly factor 2-like, producing MAGNYRNYMKLLESWPLDKSKTGSDLGQHIRDQIKVAFAKGEATNQVDREVCDRYYVSLKKISSNQYGQMYARVRNDTASGLTKEQCNMALSPELREYLENEERGILKRIASKVVELFNDSRIKLYNATKSNT from the exons ATGGCCGGCAATTATAGGAATTACATGAAATTGTTAGAATCTTGGCCTCTGGATAAATCGAAAACTGGCAG TGATCTGGGGCAACATATCCGTGATCAAATAAAAGTTGCTTTTGCAAAAGGTGAGGCAACTAACCAGGTTGACCGTGAAGTTTGTGATCGTTATTATGtaagtttgaaaaaaatttcttccAACCAATATGGACAAATGTATGCACGCGTACGCAATGACACTGCTAGTGGCTTAACAAAGGAACAATGTAATATGGCACTATCGCCAGAACTAAGAGAGTATTTggaaaacgaagaaagagGAATACTTAAACGAATAGCCTCAAAAGTTGTAGAATTGTTTAATGATTCCAGGATCAAGTTATACAATGCTACAAAAAGTAATACATAA
- the Dnapol-epsilon58 gene encoding DNA polymerase epsilon subunit 2, with the protein MADEKLVKTVKSTFSMYGLNLSRKLSVSLAKELLNVDENKRKTWLTQIVEQILTQNLDDPQVTVESLKLAIEECIRPNTLKNTETVFSIINAFEIPKIKYDLTKKKFLLSPVTPDLFAEATYKSAIFKDRFELLWRRTLRHELFVPPRLGEKKDNWIELVPIEYLLSESKKGNVYVMGLLTQLIEGQYYLEDTGGTIKVDLRKANFQDGLIMEASIVIASGDYRDGMLYIKDIGFPPAESSNNARADFGDSNTFGGSHNLSLKLSEKLKSYEESNKDGMIIFLSEMWLDDVTILRKFRTMLEGYSECPPIAFVLCGHFLSFPANVTSTHKLKEGLKELADIIMQYPDIKKSSKFIFVPAPDDVGSPKLLPRSPIPKNISEEFTKNVPGAIFTTNPCRIQYCTKEIVVLREDILTKMCRNTLQFPREGNIYDHYAKSIICQSHLTPLSLSVIPVYWKYDHALQIYPTPDVIVVADKFEAYETVYSNCHIINPGLFPKNGHSFKVYVPALDLVEHCAIPKDMDDIN; encoded by the exons ATGGCTGATGAAAAATTAGTGAAAACTGTAAAGAGCACTTTTTCTATGTATGGTCTTAATCTTTCAAG GAAACTCAGCGTTTCACTAGCCAAGGAATTGTTGAATGTAGATGAAAATAAGCGCAAAACTTGGCTTACACAGATTGTGGAACAAATTTTGACACAAAATTTAGATGACCCTCAAGTTACAGTGGAAAGTCTTAAACTAGCAATAGAAGAATGCATAAGGCCTAACACattgaaaaatacagaaacagTTTTTAGtatcataaatgcatttgaaataccaaaaattaaatatgatttgactaaaaagaaatttcttctATCACCTGTAACACCAGATTTATTTGCTGAAGCTACATATAAGtcagcaatatttaaagaCCGATTTGAGTTACTATGGCGTAGGACTTTGAGGCATGAATTATTTGTTCCCCCTAGACTTggtgaaaaaaaagataattgGATTGAATTGGTGCCTATTGAGTATTTGTTAAGTGAAAGTAAAAAAGGAAATGTTTATGTAATGGGTCTTTTAACACAATTAATAGAAGGccaatattatttagaagataCGGGAGGAACAATTAAAGTCGATTTGAGGAAAGCA AACTTTCAGGATGGTCTAATTATGGAGGCATCTATAGTAATAGCTAGTGGAGATTATAGGGATGGCATGTtgtatataaaagatataGGTTTTCCACCAGCTGAGTCATCTAATAATGCACGTGCAGATTTTGGTGACTCCAATACATTCGGTGGTTCACATAATCTTAGTTTGAAgctgtcagaaaaattaaaaagttatgagGAAAGTAATAAAGATGGAATGATTATCTTTTTGTCTGAAATGTGGCTGgatgatgtaacaattttacgtAAATTTAGAACTATGTTGGAAGGATATTCTGAATGTCCACCTATTGCTTTTGTACTGTGTGGTCATTTCTTGAGCTTCCCAGCAAACGTAACCAGTAcacataaattaaaagaggGATTGAAAGAATTAGCTgatataataatgcaatacccagatataaaaaaatcttccaaatttatttttgtaccaGCACCAGATGATGTGGGATCACCAAAACTTTTACCAAGATCTCcaattccaaaaaatatttcagaggaATTCACAAAAAATGTTCCTGGTGCAATATTTACTACTAATCCATGCAGGATTCAATACTGTACAAAAGAAATCGTTGTATTAAGAGAGgatattttaacgaaaatgTGTAGAAATACACTACAATTTCCGCGAGAAGGAAATATTTACGATCAT tATGCCAAATCAATTATTTGTCAATCACATCTAACTCCTTTAAGTCTTTCTGTGATCCCAGTATATTGGAAATACGATCACGCTTTACAAATATATCCAACTCCGGATGTGATTGTGGTTGCGGACAAATTCGAAGCATACGAGACGGTTTACTCTAATTGCCATATTATTAACCCTGGACTATTTCCGAAAAATGGTCATTCATTTAAAGTATATGTTCCTGCCTTGGATTTAGTTGAACACTGCGCTATTCCCAAAGACATggatgatattaattaa
- the Hph gene encoding HIF prolyl hydroxylase gives MSGPTVSRAQTLGGDVRIGATVICVVCNRTDKLLKCSRCKAAFYCTKEHQRRDWKRHKEFCTTHSSQSIVSNTVLSTKQNSVLESDTKESTEEKNLKANTPVVSNLSEKPVSDTTQGSNAAPIVHYNAKHLGGSTKHTKELSDHKGGQNSKRKSKAKGTNKNRVDGWTSPITYEGSSEDTILGARAELLNPVLENSRILDNLQDNELDMPTQHHNGMKNFPEVHLAREEELLPPFLHKNRNNLEELHLNEICRNVIKDMDEYGVCVVDNFLGIEKGHAVLNEVLNMYSAGLFKDGQLVSNKAGANDLKTIRGDQITWLDGKEKQCQNIGLLISKVDAIIMRANKMRNNGKMGNYTINGRTKAMVACYPGHGSHYVKHVDNPNRDGRCITAIYYLNRDWDIKRNGGLLRIFPEGWRDQVADIEPLFDRILFFWSDRRNPHEVQPAYKTRYAITLWYFDAEERNQACRRYQRERELHAKKENS, from the exons ATGTCCGGTCCGACAGTCAGTCGTGCGCAGACACTCGGCGGTGATGTTCGAATAGGTGCAACGGTGATCTGCGTAGTTTGTAACAGGACTGACAAGCTATTGAAGTGTTCGCGGTGCAAGGCCGCCTTCTATTGCACTAAGGAACACCAAAGGCGGGACTGGAAACGTCATAAAGAATTTTGTACAACTCATTCCTCGCAATCGATTGTATCCAATACCGTTTTATCTACGAAACAAAATTCTGTTTTGGAATCCGATACAAAGGAATCCACCGAAGAGAAAAATCTGAAAGCAAATACACCAGTGGTTTCTAACCTAAGCGAGAAGCCAGTGTCAGACACAACGCAAGGATCGAACGCTGCTCCAATAGTGCATTACAACGCGAAACACCTTGGAg GATCTACCAAACATACAAAAGAATTATCAGATCACAAGGGTGGCCAAAATTCAAAGAGGAAGTCTAAAGCAAAAGGCACTAATAAAAACAGAGTAGATGGATGGACTTCTCCTATAACATATGAAGGCAGCTCTGAAGATACAATTCTAGGTGCCAGAGCAGAATTGTTAAATCCTGTTCTTGAGAACTCAAGGATTCTCGATAATTTACAGGATAATGAATTAGACATGCCTACACAACATCATAACGGTATGAAGAACTTCCCAGAGGTTCATTTAGCTCGTGAGGAGGAATTGTTACCACCATTCCTtcataaaaacagaaataactTGGAAGAGTTACACTTAAATGAGATTTGCAGAAATGTGATCAAGGACATGGATGAATATGGTGTGTGCGTGGTAGATAATTTTTTAGGCATCGAGAAAGGTCATGCTGTATTAAATGaagttttaaatatgtatagtgCTGGATTATTTAAGGATGGACAATTGGTTTCTAATAAAGCAGGTGCGAAtgatttaaaaacaattcgtGGTGATCAAATAACGTGGTTAgatggaaaagaaaaacaatgtCAAAACATTGGACTGCTCATTTCCAAAGTTGATGCCATCATTATGAGGGCAAACAAAATGCGGAACAATGGAAAAATGGGAAACTACACGATCAATGGTAGAACAAAG gcAATGGTGGCTTGCTACCCTGGTCACGGTTCGCATTATGTGAAGCATGTGGACAATCCTAATCGAGATGGACGATGCATCACTGCAATATATTATCTCAATCGAGATTGGGATATCAAG AGAAATGGCGGCCTCCTAAGGATATTTCCAGAAGGCTGGCGCGACCAAGTTGCAGATATCGAGCCCCTTTTCGATAGAATACTTTTCTTCTGGTCCGACAGGAGAAATCCGCACGAAGTACAACCGGCATACAAAACCAGATACGCAATCACTCTGTGGTACTTCGATGCCGAAGAGAGGAATCAAGCTTGCCGAAGATATCAGAGAGAAA GAGAGCTGCACGCTAAGAAAGAGAATTCGTGA